The DNA segment TCGAGCACCACCTCGACCTCGACGGTGGGGTTGCCGCGCGAGTCCAGGATCTCACGCGCGGTGATGCCGGAAATGGTCGCCACTGAAGGTCGCTCCCCTGTTGGAAGTCTCGTCGTCTGGGTCTGTTGTCGCCTCGGCAGGTGGCAACAGGCCCTAGGCGAGACTAACGAATCGGGATCGGTTCACCTGGATGGCCCGGGGCTGTGTCGGACACACCCGTTCCAAGATCAACTTCTATGTTTGCAAACATTCCCCACGAACCCACCCCCCACCCTAGCGGGGGTCTTTTTTGTGACTCATACTGGCTGACATGGGACGGAAGACGGACGTTAACGCAGGTCAGGACCCCGAGCAACCGCCGGTTCTCGACTCCTACGGCCGGTTGAGCAAGGTCCCGGAGACTGGGGAGCTGGAGAAGGTCGAGACGCAATGGGCGGACAACCGCAAGGTGATCGAACGTCTAGGCGGCGTGCTCGGTGAGGAACTGTCCGACGGAATGTCGGCTTGGCGGAAAGGCGCGAAGCGGCCAGGATGGGAGCGGCTGCTCGAGCGGGTGAAGTCCGGCGAGTCGCAGGGAATCGTCGTCTGGCATACAGACCGGTTGTTCCGCCAGCCGCGCGACCTTGAAGCGCTGATTGACTTGGCGGACAAGGGGTTCACCGTCGCATCCGCGCATGGCGCGCGGGACCTGTCCGACCCGGATGACCGGTTCATCCTGCGTATCGAGGTGGCGCACGCTGCGCGGTCCAGCGATGACACGTCGCGGCGGATTAAGCGGCGGTTTGCGACCTTTCGCGAGCAGGGCCGGCCGTCGACAGGCGGCGCGCGACCGTTCGGCTTTCCAGGGCTGGAACCATTGCCGCGCGGCGCGGACGGCAAGCCCATACCGCTGGAAGAGGGCGAAGAACGCCAGCAGGTGCCTGACCACATAGTGGAAGCTGAGCGGGAAGCGATTCGGGAGAACGCCAAGCAGTTGATCGCAGGTGTATCGCTGGGCGCGCGAACCAGGGCGTGGAATGAGGCGGGTATCCGTACGGTCGCCGGCCGGGAGTGGACGCCGGAGATGATGCGGAAAACGATGATGCGTCCGGCCCTGGGCGGACACATCGTGTACGAGGGCAAGGTGGTCGGCAAGATCCCCGGCAAGCCGATCCTGGACAAGCGCACCTACGACCGGCTGCAAGCGTTGTTTGCCGGCCGGAAACGCGGCCGTGTGGCGGGCGAGGTTGGGCAGCGGTACGTAGGCAGCGGAATTCT comes from the Fodinicola acaciae genome and includes:
- a CDS encoding recombinase family protein, whose translation is MGRKTDVNAGQDPEQPPVLDSYGRLSKVPETGELEKVETQWADNRKVIERLGGVLGEELSDGMSAWRKGAKRPGWERLLERVKSGESQGIVVWHTDRLFRQPRDLEALIDLADKGFTVASAHGARDLSDPDDRFILRIEVAHAARSSDDTSRRIKRRFATFREQGRPSTGGARPFGFPGLEPLPRGADGKPIPLEEGEERQQVPDHIVEAEREAIRENAKQLIAGVSLGARTRAWNEAGIRTVAGREWTPEMMRKTMMRPALGGHIVYEGKVVGKIPGKPILDKRTYDRLQALFAGRKRGRVAGEVGQRYVGSGILRCGNDGCGIKLTGHAKGPGVYEDGSPRSAYCCYTDRRGCGKVQIDRYKTDKELRLFTIARLSDPRHASTLTAVRSRVSERLAWLNAEIKTISDLQKGLAAKLGRRQITEEAFDEGNRPLAEDLAKYTEERDGLDAKTPIGTAGVADPDQLAAEWDNADVSHRRAMLLQAIGRDRLVVRPRQAKGRPRFDRDRIRLLESK